A single genomic interval of Desulfovibrio intestinalis harbors:
- a CDS encoding metal-dependent transcriptional regulator: MQKPDVAKQPALTPVLENYLEVIFRIEAKDGAVRASSIADMANVTRSTVTGAVKLLKDMGYVEYSPYSLIYLTDKGKDIGRKIAHRHFVFGAFLEKILMLNPEDADVTACALEHVVPEHIVQRLGEFVLFLKSRPEMWSDWQETFKRENIFKSSHTAATIAETLGGKRRGS; this comes from the coding sequence ATGCAGAAACCAGATGTCGCTAAGCAGCCAGCTCTGACGCCTGTGCTGGAAAACTATCTGGAAGTCATTTTTCGGATTGAAGCCAAGGATGGTGCGGTGCGGGCGAGTTCTATCGCAGACATGGCCAATGTTACGCGCTCAACAGTAACTGGCGCTGTTAAACTGCTTAAAGATATGGGCTATGTGGAGTATTCGCCGTACAGCCTGATTTATCTGACAGACAAGGGTAAGGATATCGGACGTAAAATTGCCCACAGACATTTTGTCTTCGGCGCTTTTCTTGAAAAAATACTCATGCTCAACCCCGAAGATGCCGACGTAACAGCCTGTGCTCTAGAGCATGTGGTGCCTGAACATATCGTTCAACGATTGGGCGAATTTGTGCTCTTTCTTAAAAGCCGCCCGGAAATGTGGTCTGATTGGCAGGAAACGTTTAAAAGGGAAAATATTTTCAAATCCAGCCATACGGCGGCCACCATTGCTGAGACCCTTGGCGGAAAGCGCAGAGGCAGCTGA
- a CDS encoding ABC transporter substrate-binding protein: MKTLTLLAACAIFVAGWAILALAYATVPAGQTNPANPTKLAVPANQAVSAKLVGPANQAGSAYVADLSEKTGPRLKGHLRLAAPLVPQALPLLRAGESALFQQAGVDTSFSLWRSPEQLRALVANGQVDAVVAALPTAAVLARRGVSCVVLAAYAAPLWLVGPSDLVRQGEHPLDTFRRLLDREILLPFGPGNMPELALRVLAAQGGQDCPLRHCGSALEAVNLLRLGRGGAALLPEPSVSLATTEGGIVRLLDLREVWAATFPDHTDMPTACFMAVGPTAHDPALRTLLRQGFVEGMRDMEKNPQASLVAAKKYSPELSAVLERTSNDGQLFLSSSVLAGERGRKAALFMLQRLMGLNPASVGGNLPANDFWDMGHEE; this comes from the coding sequence ATGAAGACACTGACGTTGCTGGCGGCGTGCGCAATTTTTGTGGCCGGGTGGGCCATTCTGGCTTTGGCATATGCAACAGTTCCGGCGGGGCAGACAAACCCGGCAAACCCAACAAAACTGGCAGTCCCGGCAAATCAGGCAGTCTCGGCAAAACTGGTAGGCCCGGCAAATCAGGCAGGTTCGGCATATGTGGCAGATCTGTCAGAAAAAACAGGGCCGCGTCTGAAAGGGCATTTGCGGCTGGCTGCGCCGCTGGTGCCGCAGGCATTGCCCCTGCTGCGCGCCGGAGAAAGCGCGTTGTTCCAACAGGCCGGGGTCGATACGTCTTTCAGCCTGTGGCGCTCGCCCGAGCAACTGCGCGCCCTTGTGGCCAACGGGCAAGTGGACGCAGTGGTGGCGGCTTTGCCCACAGCGGCGGTTCTTGCGCGGCGCGGCGTGTCCTGCGTGGTCTTGGCGGCCTATGCCGCGCCTCTGTGGCTGGTGGGGCCGTCTGATCTTGTCCGCCAGGGCGAGCACCCCCTGGATACATTCCGGCGGCTGCTCGACAGGGAAATTCTGTTGCCGTTCGGCCCAGGTAATATGCCTGAACTGGCCTTGCGCGTGCTGGCAGCGCAGGGCGGCCAAGATTGCCCTCTGCGTCATTGCGGCAGCGCTCTGGAAGCCGTCAACCTGCTGCGCCTTGGACGCGGCGGTGCGGCACTGTTGCCGGAGCCTTCTGTTTCATTGGCCACAACGGAAGGCGGCATTGTCCGGCTGCTGGACTTGCGTGAAGTGTGGGCCGCAACCTTTCCTGACCATACAGATATGCCCACGGCGTGCTTTATGGCCGTAGGCCCAACGGCGCATGATCCGGCCTTGCGCACGCTGCTGCGGCAAGGCTTTGTCGAAGGTATGCGCGATATGGAAAAAAATCCGCAAGCCAGCCTTGTTGCGGCCAAGAAATACAGCCCCGAATTGAGCGCCGTACTTGAGCGCACTTCGAATGACGGGCAGCTATTTCTGTCCTCATCAGTTTTAGCGGGCGAAAGGGGAAGAAAGGCCGCGCTCTTCATGCTGCAACGGCTGATGGGGCTTAACCCGGCTTCTGTGGGCGGCAACCTGCCTGCAAATGATTTTTGGGATATGGGTCATGAAGAATAA
- a CDS encoding triphosphoribosyl-dephospho-CoA synthase produces MQALAVLAPVPSLLELKHFHTYAPTRQHTPRMSSARVGELATRAAILEAAAGPKPGLVCRNSQGSHADMDYTTFVRSALALQGYFTQAHALGTATTALEPPTVFPRLRALGLKAEQDMFAATKGVNTHKGLIFSLGLFCAALGRLGSATSVQKLCHTAASFVQGITGTDMAALPCGPLAAKQAIPGFCPEKARHARPKAMRPLLENGLQRNLTPGEVIYIMYGMHGVRGEAEQGFPGVALACERLERHGAGVNMNRATVHTLLELLAHVEDSSLLWRGGGRGFALARAYAAATLAAGGQDTADGRHMLNRMGAAFVRRKLSPGGCADMLATGIFLHLLRRHGNC; encoded by the coding sequence ATGCAAGCCCTCGCAGTGCTGGCCCCTGTGCCCTCGCTGCTGGAACTGAAGCATTTTCATACATACGCCCCCACGCGGCAGCATACGCCGCGAATGTCATCGGCCCGAGTCGGCGAACTGGCAACGCGGGCAGCCATTCTTGAAGCAGCCGCCGGACCCAAGCCGGGGCTGGTTTGCCGCAATAGCCAAGGTTCACATGCGGACATGGATTACACTACCTTTGTGCGCAGCGCTCTTGCCCTGCAAGGGTATTTTACCCAAGCGCATGCGCTGGGCACTGCCACAACTGCACTGGAACCGCCTACTGTATTCCCCCGCCTTCGGGCGCTGGGCCTCAAGGCCGAGCAGGATATGTTCGCAGCCACCAAGGGCGTGAACACCCACAAGGGGCTGATTTTTTCTCTCGGCCTGTTCTGTGCGGCCTTGGGAAGACTTGGCAGCGCCACAAGCGTTCAAAAACTCTGCCACACGGCAGCCTCGTTTGTGCAGGGCATCACCGGAACAGACATGGCTGCCCTGCCCTGCGGCCCGCTGGCGGCAAAGCAGGCCATACCCGGCTTTTGCCCTGAAAAAGCAAGGCATGCACGGCCCAAGGCCATGCGCCCCCTGCTGGAGAATGGTTTACAGCGCAACCTGACCCCCGGCGAGGTCATCTATATCATGTATGGCATGCACGGCGTGCGTGGCGAGGCAGAACAGGGATTTCCCGGCGTGGCCCTTGCCTGTGAACGCCTGGAGCGGCATGGCGCTGGCGTAAATATGAACAGGGCCACGGTCCATACCCTGCTGGAACTGCTGGCCCATGTTGAAGACAGCAGCCTGCTCTGGCGTGGGGGCGGCAGGGGATTTGCTCTGGCCAGAGCCTACGCTGCCGCAACCCTGGCTGCTGGCGGGCAGGATACCGCTGATGGCCGCCATATGCTCAACCGCATGGGCGCGGCCTTTGTGCGCCGCAAACTCAGCCCCGGCGGCTGCGCCGACATGCTTGCCACCGGAATTTTTCTGCATTTGTTACGGCGGCATGGCAACTGCTAA
- a CDS encoding ABC transporter ATP-binding protein: protein MTPLLTLGNVGHRFGAHVVLRGVNFTLEAGKCVVLTGPSGTGKSTLTRIMTGLLHPQEGTVKLNARRVGFVFQEPRLLPWRTALQNVLLPCDGRNPKMKEYALEMLEAVGLANAAALLPEELSGGMRQRVSLARALAVRPDFLVLDEPFTGLDGALREEMKTLIERLVCAGQSGAGMAVVQVAHHQHDILRHTSAQFRLEHGALTAGQGSLL from the coding sequence ATGACACCATTGCTCACACTTGGTAACGTAGGGCACCGCTTCGGCGCACATGTAGTGCTGCGCGGCGTTAATTTTACGCTTGAGGCTGGCAAATGCGTGGTGCTCACCGGGCCAAGTGGAACAGGAAAGTCTACGCTGACGCGTATTATGACGGGGCTGTTGCACCCGCAGGAAGGCACAGTGAAACTCAATGCCCGCCGCGTGGGATTTGTTTTTCAGGAGCCTCGCCTTTTGCCGTGGCGCACGGCCCTGCAAAATGTTCTGTTGCCCTGCGATGGGCGTAATCCGAAAATGAAAGAATACGCCCTTGAGATGCTGGAGGCCGTTGGTCTGGCAAATGCCGCGGCTCTACTGCCCGAGGAATTGTCCGGCGGTATGCGGCAACGGGTTTCTCTGGCGCGCGCTCTGGCGGTTCGTCCCGATTTTCTCGTTCTTGACGAACCGTTTACAGGATTGGATGGCGCTTTGCGTGAAGAAATGAAAACGCTGATAGAGCGTTTGGTGTGCGCCGGGCAGAGCGGGGCGGGCATGGCAGTGGTTCAGGTGGCGCACCATCAGCATGACATTTTGCGGCATACCAGCGCGCAATTTCGGCTGGAACACGGCGCATTGACCGCCGGGCAAGGCAGCCTGCTATGA
- a CDS encoding HpcH/HpaI aldolase/citrate lyase family protein, translating into MRNRTFLFMPGNNPGMLASAQCLGADVVIFDLEDAVAQTEKDAARILVSHALTELRPQGVGVTVRINGLDTPYWQADMEAVVAAGTDFVMVPKIESADQMLQVTTGIESARQKCGSTATVKALAIIETPLGLENAHAIASASKILHGILLGAEDFTASMGAQRTADGAEIAYARSRLLTACKAAGVLAIDTPFPFVADLERLEKDAAFAVQLGFDGKAVISPHHVHRVNQAFMPAPEKVNWAQRVMAAARKASEEGKGAVSLDGMMIDLPIIKRAERILLLADA; encoded by the coding sequence ATGCGCAACAGAACCTTTCTTTTCATGCCGGGCAACAACCCCGGTATGCTTGCCAGCGCGCAATGCCTGGGAGCGGATGTTGTCATTTTTGACCTCGAAGACGCCGTGGCGCAAACAGAAAAAGACGCTGCACGCATTCTGGTGAGCCACGCCCTGACAGAACTGCGCCCGCAAGGCGTAGGGGTGACCGTACGCATTAACGGCCTGGATACGCCTTACTGGCAGGCTGATATGGAAGCCGTTGTCGCTGCCGGTACGGATTTTGTCATGGTGCCGAAAATTGAAAGTGCGGATCAGATGCTGCAAGTGACTACGGGCATAGAAAGCGCGCGGCAAAAATGCGGCAGCACCGCCACCGTCAAGGCGCTTGCCATTATCGAAACGCCTCTGGGGCTGGAAAATGCCCATGCCATAGCCTCTGCCAGCAAAATTCTGCACGGTATTCTTCTTGGCGCTGAGGACTTTACCGCTTCAATGGGCGCCCAACGCACAGCTGATGGGGCAGAAATCGCCTACGCGCGTTCGCGCCTGCTCACTGCCTGCAAGGCTGCGGGCGTTCTGGCCATTGATACGCCCTTTCCCTTTGTGGCCGACCTTGAAAGGCTTGAAAAAGATGCCGCCTTTGCCGTGCAGCTGGGCTTTGACGGCAAGGCTGTCATTTCGCCCCACCACGTACACAGGGTCAATCAGGCCTTCATGCCCGCGCCGGAAAAGGTCAACTGGGCGCAGCGCGTTATGGCGGCGGCCCGCAAGGCCAGCGAAGAAGGCAAGGGAGCCGTTTCACTGGACGGAATGATGATTGACCTGCCCATTATCAAACGGGCAGAACGCATCCTGCTTCTGGCTGATGCATAA
- the citX gene encoding citrate lyase holo-[acyl-carrier protein] synthase, with protein MSQTAILAAILAEREARWNMRREFASEHGQAVLSLTLNIPGADKNPAGSAEAFASLQQSLRHRIEQSCGHTGCILAEEERAGVDGPCWVAAVNLDPLALKALCVAVEEEHPLGRLADADVLDAQGQPVNRADIGHEARRCFLCETPASLCRRQGKHSPEQIVEYVRELLEHARCDGDC; from the coding sequence ATGAGCCAGACTGCCATTCTTGCCGCCATCCTTGCTGAAAGGGAAGCACGCTGGAACATGCGCCGTGAATTTGCCTCAGAGCACGGGCAGGCTGTGCTTTCACTCACGCTCAACATCCCCGGCGCAGATAAAAATCCGGCAGGGTCGGCAGAGGCCTTCGCCAGCCTGCAACAGAGCCTGCGCCACAGGATTGAGCAGAGCTGCGGCCATACTGGCTGCATACTGGCTGAAGAAGAACGCGCGGGAGTCGACGGCCCCTGCTGGGTAGCCGCTGTAAATCTTGACCCGCTGGCACTCAAGGCCCTTTGCGTGGCTGTGGAAGAAGAGCATCCCTTGGGCAGACTGGCTGATGCAGACGTTCTGGATGCGCAGGGCCAACCTGTGAACAGGGCAGACATCGGGCATGAGGCGCGGCGCTGCTTTTTGTGCGAAACCCCGGCAAGTCTTTGCCGCAGGCAGGGCAAGCACAGCCCGGAACAGATTGTGGAGTATGTGCGCGAGCTGCTGGAGCATGCCCGCTGTGATGGCGATTGCTGA
- a CDS encoding 2-hydroxycarboxylate transporter family protein — MQHAETSSGGLLDKFYSFKVGPVPLPLYICFAIIIFAASYYGKLPKDMIGGFAVMLVMGILLGDMGLRIPILKDIGGPAILSIFIPSVLVYYSLLDGPAKEAIIHFTAGKNGGANFLYFYIACLVTGSILGMLRQVLIQGFLRMFIPLILGTVASCLVGTAVGTMLGHGLFETFFYIVVPIISGGVGEGILPLSAGYAEIQGTDPGRFIAMVAPAAMLGNVTAIICAGILKRYALKNPHQTGNGKLVRVGDDNLNLTKEEEPIDVTILGMGLLTACCFYLFGMLVNLVIPIPAPIIMILSAAIAKATGIMPKIAEKAAYQFYLFVSKNLTWALLVGVGVCYTPWKDVVAVIQPSYIITVVSTVLAMVGTGFFSAKFLNMYPVEAALVTGCHSGLGGTGDVAILSAAGRMELMPFAQISTRIGGAAVVVMAVILMRMFYAG, encoded by the coding sequence ATGCAACACGCAGAAACGTCATCCGGCGGCTTGCTGGACAAGTTTTACAGCTTCAAGGTTGGGCCGGTTCCCCTGCCCCTCTACATCTGTTTTGCCATTATCATCTTTGCGGCCTCTTACTACGGCAAATTGCCCAAAGACATGATTGGCGGATTTGCCGTCATGCTGGTTATGGGCATACTGCTTGGCGATATGGGGCTGCGCATCCCCATTCTCAAAGACATCGGCGGCCCGGCCATTCTTTCCATCTTCATCCCTTCAGTTCTTGTTTACTACAGCCTGCTTGACGGCCCTGCCAAGGAAGCCATCATACATTTTACCGCTGGCAAAAACGGCGGCGCTAACTTTCTTTATTTCTACATCGCCTGCCTGGTGACGGGCAGCATACTTGGCATGCTGCGGCAAGTGCTTATTCAGGGCTTTCTGCGCATGTTCATACCGCTCATTCTCGGCACCGTGGCCAGTTGTCTTGTCGGCACAGCCGTGGGCACCATGCTGGGACACGGCCTGTTTGAAACATTTTTTTATATAGTAGTACCCATCATTTCCGGCGGCGTGGGCGAAGGCATTTTGCCCCTTTCTGCCGGGTATGCAGAAATTCAGGGCACCGACCCCGGCAGGTTCATCGCTATGGTGGCGCCCGCCGCCATGCTTGGCAACGTTACCGCCATTATCTGCGCGGGTATCCTCAAGCGCTATGCCCTTAAAAATCCCCATCAGACGGGTAACGGCAAACTTGTGCGTGTGGGCGATGACAATCTCAATCTCACGAAAGAAGAAGAACCCATTGACGTGACCATTCTGGGCATGGGCCTGCTGACTGCCTGCTGCTTTTACCTGTTCGGCATGCTGGTCAACCTTGTTATTCCCATTCCCGCGCCCATCATCATGATTCTCTCGGCTGCCATCGCCAAGGCCACGGGCATCATGCCCAAAATTGCTGAAAAGGCTGCCTACCAGTTTTATCTGTTCGTTTCCAAAAACCTTACCTGGGCACTTCTTGTGGGCGTGGGCGTCTGCTACACGCCGTGGAAGGACGTTGTGGCGGTCATCCAGCCCAGCTACATCATCACCGTTGTCAGCACGGTGCTGGCGATGGTGGGCACAGGCTTTTTCAGCGCCAAATTCCTCAACATGTACCCCGTGGAAGCGGCTCTGGTTACCGGATGCCACAGCGGTCTCGGCGGTACGGGCGACGTTGCCATTCTCTCCGCTGCCGGACGTATGGAACTTATGCCCTTCGCCCAGATATCCACCCGCATTGGCGGCGCGGCCGTGGTAGTTATGGCCGTTATTCTCATGCGTATGTTTTACGCTGGCTAG
- the citF gene encoding citrate lyase subunit alpha, with protein sequence MKRKYISTIADTLRECGLKDGMTLSFHHHLRNGDHVVNMTMDAVAALGVKGITVACSSLFPVHEHLIGHIKSGVITGLDTDYMSGPLAKAITGGILPTPVMFRSHGGRPRAIGEGSLKIDIAVVAAPAVDAMGNITGTEGPSACGSLGYIIPDTQHAAKVIAVTDHVVEGGLSRISIPHDVVDHVVVVDKIGDPAGIVSGSISLTRDPVALAIARNAQSVIRASGLLQDGFCYQTGAGGASLAASLFLREDMRAMNIHGGFLLGGITKYMVEMLEEGLFDNVFDVQCFDLSSVKSIAQNPRHVEISADTYANPNRKSNCVDFLDAVLLGGTEIDLDFNVNVTTDSNGNIIGGSGGHNDAAAGAKLTIIVAPLVRARLPIVVEKCTTLTTVGSTVDVLVTERGIAVNPARKELADKLRDARLPVCGIEDLHDQAVRMTGKPRPYERGDKVVGTMEYRDGTIVDHIYATK encoded by the coding sequence ATGAAACGCAAATATATATCTACCATTGCCGACACGCTGCGTGAATGCGGCCTCAAGGACGGCATGACCCTGTCCTTCCACCACCACCTGCGCAATGGCGACCATGTGGTCAACATGACTATGGACGCTGTGGCCGCTCTTGGCGTCAAGGGCATCACCGTAGCCTGCTCATCGCTTTTTCCCGTGCATGAGCACCTGATCGGGCATATCAAAAGCGGCGTCATCACCGGGCTTGATACGGATTATATGAGCGGCCCCCTGGCCAAGGCCATCACGGGCGGCATTTTGCCCACACCCGTCATGTTCCGCTCGCACGGCGGGCGTCCCCGCGCCATCGGCGAGGGTTCGCTCAAGATAGACATTGCCGTTGTTGCAGCACCCGCTGTGGATGCAATGGGCAATATCACGGGCACCGAAGGGCCGTCTGCCTGCGGCTCGCTGGGCTATATCATCCCCGACACGCAGCATGCCGCAAAAGTCATCGCCGTGACCGATCATGTGGTTGAAGGCGGCCTCAGCCGCATAAGCATCCCCCACGATGTGGTGGACCATGTGGTGGTTGTGGATAAAATCGGCGATCCCGCTGGTATTGTCTCCGGGTCCATCAGCCTTACGCGTGACCCAGTGGCCCTGGCCATTGCCCGCAACGCCCAGTCCGTCATCAGGGCTTCCGGCCTGCTGCAAGACGGGTTTTGCTATCAAACGGGCGCTGGCGGGGCTTCGCTGGCGGCATCACTCTTTCTGCGTGAAGACATGCGGGCCATGAACATACACGGCGGTTTTCTGCTGGGCGGCATCACCAAGTATATGGTTGAAATGCTCGAGGAAGGCTTGTTCGACAACGTATTCGACGTACAGTGCTTTGACCTGAGCAGCGTTAAATCCATTGCCCAGAACCCGCGCCACGTTGAAATATCTGCCGACACCTACGCCAATCCCAACAGAAAGAGCAACTGCGTGGATTTTCTTGACGCAGTTTTGCTGGGCGGCACTGAAATTGACCTTGATTTCAACGTCAACGTCACCACGGATTCCAACGGAAACATCATCGGCGGTTCAGGCGGCCATAATGACGCCGCAGCGGGAGCCAAGCTGACCATTATTGTCGCACCTCTTGTGCGCGCCCGTCTGCCCATTGTAGTAGAAAAATGCACAACACTGACCACCGTAGGCTCCACTGTGGATGTTCTGGTGACGGAGCGCGGCATTGCCGTAAATCCGGCGCGTAAGGAACTGGCAGACAAACTGCGTGACGCGCGCCTGCCCGTATGCGGCATCGAAGATCTGCACGACCAGGCCGTGCGCATGACTGGCAAGCCCCGCCCCTATGAGCGTGGCGACAAGGTTGTGGGTACGATGGAATACCGCGACGGAACCATTGTGGACCATATCTACGCCACAAAATAG
- the citD gene encoding citrate lyase acyl carrier protein, with amino-acid sequence MDKQCSAVAGTLESNDIFITITAVGGADTSISLSSIVMNQFGEAIRALVEQCMAQSGLTGVEVAVQDKGALECTIKARMETAIARFKEKM; translated from the coding sequence ATGGATAAACAATGCAGTGCCGTGGCAGGCACACTGGAATCAAACGACATTTTTATCACCATTACAGCTGTTGGCGGAGCAGACACGTCCATCAGCCTGTCCAGCATCGTCATGAACCAGTTTGGTGAAGCCATACGCGCGCTTGTTGAACAGTGCATGGCGCAATCCGGCCTCACGGGCGTGGAAGTGGCCGTGCAGGACAAAGGCGCGCTGGAATGCACCATCAAGGCCCGTATGGAAACAGCCATCGCCCGCTTCAAGGAGAAAATGTAA
- a CDS encoding [citrate (pro-3S)-lyase] ligase: MQGYFEIITDYDLAQAEGLLAKAGLSLPAGRTYGLGFYEDGRLAACGFLAYNVLCGFCVAEHAREGGLATSILSRLVLHGRQEGVSHFFIFTKASEAPKFRDSGFDLLATTEDAALLEQGRPNYADWLSATRTAIKDHSWKMSDTEASTTTAPSSTGRLGAIVMNANPFTRGHEYLARTAALACEKLLVFVVEEDVSVFPFAVRFNLVRKGLADVDNILVLPAGPYMVSRASFPAYFTADAKVGSVHATLDSTIFATRIAKDLGISLRFAGTEPFDPVTAAYNAAMTSVFEKHGITLQEIPRLEASGQSISASKVRAYFKTDVSEESWQDLAKMLPPVTRDFLHSSEAAAIRQKLRDHVGRH; this comes from the coding sequence ATGCAGGGCTACTTTGAAATTATTACAGATTATGACCTCGCCCAGGCTGAAGGCCTGCTTGCAAAGGCGGGGCTGAGTCTGCCCGCAGGACGCACCTACGGCCTCGGCTTTTATGAAGATGGCCGTCTGGCCGCCTGTGGCTTTTTGGCGTACAACGTTCTTTGCGGCTTCTGCGTTGCGGAACACGCCCGCGAAGGCGGATTGGCCACCTCCATTCTGAGCCGCCTTGTGCTGCACGGCAGGCAAGAAGGCGTGAGCCATTTCTTCATCTTCACCAAGGCATCGGAAGCTCCGAAATTCAGGGATTCCGGCTTTGATCTTTTGGCAACGACAGAAGACGCCGCTTTGCTGGAACAAGGACGGCCCAACTATGCCGACTGGCTCAGTGCCACGCGAACAGCCATAAAAGATCACAGCTGGAAAATGTCTGACACTGAGGCGTCTACCACCACGGCCCCTTCTTCTACCGGAAGGCTGGGGGCCATTGTCATGAACGCCAACCCCTTCACGCGGGGGCACGAATATCTGGCGCGCACGGCAGCCTTGGCCTGTGAGAAACTGCTTGTCTTTGTGGTTGAAGAAGACGTTTCGGTCTTTCCCTTTGCCGTGCGCTTCAATCTTGTCCGCAAAGGTCTTGCTGATGTGGACAATATTCTTGTGTTGCCCGCTGGCCCGTACATGGTTTCGCGCGCCAGCTTTCCAGCCTATTTCACGGCAGATGCAAAGGTGGGATCAGTTCACGCCACGCTGGACTCCACCATCTTCGCCACACGCATAGCCAAGGATTTGGGCATAAGCCTGAGATTCGCGGGAACCGAACCTTTTGATCCCGTTACCGCCGCCTACAATGCCGCAATGACCTCAGTATTTGAAAAACACGGCATCACGTTGCAGGAAATTCCACGTCTGGAAGCATCCGGCCAAAGTATCAGCGCTTCAAAAGTGCGGGCGTATTTCAAGACCGATGTTTCCGAAGAGTCCTGGCAGGATCTCGCAAAAATGCTGCCGCCGGTGACCCGGGATTTTCTGCATTCAAGCGAAGCCGCAGCAATACGGCAAAAACTCAGGGATCACGTTGGGCGGCATTGA
- a CDS encoding ABC transporter permease — protein MKNNLLGMNLRSNLLWRLLGIVFFLGAWQWVAARGGGLALASPLETWSALADLAAQPWFWTQGMLPTLGRVLTGFAVGFLAGGLLGWAAGIFPEAGLMLLPFRWVLSSVPGVVLVILAMLWCGVGSGMIILIVALTCAPTIYMALQEGLRAVDPALCEMARAYRVTLRKRFTELYLPAVAAPLVSACVVALGGGMRVAILGETLGASQGLGYTLALARADLNTPMLYAVALVSMLLVSAIEATFLRCLRNKLCCGGRP, from the coding sequence ATGAAGAATAACCTGCTGGGCATGAATTTGCGTAGCAATCTGCTGTGGCGCCTGCTGGGAATAGTGTTTTTTCTTGGCGCATGGCAGTGGGTTGCGGCGCGTGGCGGCGGGCTGGCATTGGCTTCGCCTCTGGAAACCTGGTCTGCGCTTGCCGATCTGGCTGCACAGCCGTGGTTTTGGACGCAAGGCATGCTGCCAACCCTAGGCCGTGTGCTAACAGGGTTCGCAGTGGGATTTTTGGCTGGAGGGCTGCTGGGCTGGGCAGCCGGAATTTTTCCAGAGGCCGGGCTTATGCTGTTGCCCTTTCGCTGGGTGCTTTCAAGCGTGCCGGGTGTGGTGCTGGTTATTCTGGCCATGCTGTGGTGCGGCGTGGGGTCGGGCATGATTATCCTGATTGTGGCGCTCACCTGTGCGCCCACCATCTATATGGCGCTTCAGGAAGGGCTGCGCGCTGTTGACCCGGCCCTTTGCGAAATGGCGCGCGCCTACAGGGTCACTTTGCGTAAACGGTTTACAGAACTCTACTTGCCAGCAGTGGCAGCGCCTCTGGTGTCTGCCTGCGTTGTGGCATTGGGCGGTGGCATGCGCGTGGCGATTCTGGGGGAAACCTTGGGCGCTTCGCAGGGGTTGGGTTATACGCTGGCTCTGGCGCGGGCTGATCTGAACACGCCAATGCTATACGCCGTGGCCCTGGTGAGCATGCTGCTGGTCAGCGCCATTGAAGCCACGTTTCTGCGCTGCCTGCGCAACAAGCTGTGCTGCGGAGGCAGACCATGA